One window of the Streptomyces sp. ITFR-21 genome contains the following:
- a CDS encoding acyl carrier protein, with translation MATKEEIVAGLADIVNEIAGIPTEDVQLDKSFTDDLDVDSLSMVEVVVAAEEQFSVKIPDDDVKNLKTVGDAVDYILNAQG, from the coding sequence ATGGCCACCAAGGAAGAGATCGTCGCCGGTCTTGCCGACATCGTGAACGAGATCGCCGGTATCCCCACCGAGGACGTCCAGCTGGACAAGTCCTTCACCGACGACCTCGACGTCGACTCGCTGTCCATGGTCGAGGTCGTCGTGGCGGCCGAGGAGCAGTTCAGCGTGAAGATCCCGGACGACGACGTGAAGAACCTCAAGACGGTCGGCGACGCGGTCGACTACATCCTGAACGCTCAGGGCTGA
- the fabF gene encoding beta-ketoacyl-ACP synthase II, with translation MSPTNRTVVVTGIGATTPLGGDSASTWEALLAGRSGVRRLTEDWAAELPVQIAARVAVEPGEVLPRPLARKLDRSAQFALIAAREAWADAGFTAKAGEDPSIDPDRLGAVIASGIGGVTTLLDQYDVLNKQGVRKVSPHTVPMLMPNSPSANVGIDVNARAGVHTPVSACASGAEAIGYAIEMIRNGRADVVVAGGTEAAIHPLPIVAFGNMMAMSKRNDDPTAASRPYDSGRDGFVLGEGAGVIVLESAEHAAARGARVYAEAVGQGLSSDAHHITQPEPSGRGIAAALQHLLDTSDLKPAEIVHANAHATSTPQGDVTEIRALRKVFGDDVDHIAISATKSMTGHLLGGAGGIETVATVLALHHRLAPPTINLDDPDPDLDADVVRDKPRALPEGSIAALNDSFGFGGHNVVLALRSWNR, from the coding sequence GTGAGCCCGACCAATCGCACCGTGGTCGTCACCGGTATCGGAGCAACCACACCGCTGGGTGGCGACAGCGCGTCGACCTGGGAAGCACTGCTGGCCGGCCGGTCCGGCGTACGGCGGCTGACCGAGGACTGGGCGGCCGAGCTGCCGGTGCAGATCGCCGCCCGGGTGGCCGTGGAGCCCGGCGAGGTGCTGCCCCGGCCGCTGGCCCGCAAGCTCGACCGCAGCGCGCAGTTCGCGCTGATCGCCGCCCGTGAGGCGTGGGCCGACGCCGGCTTCACCGCCAAGGCGGGCGAGGACCCGTCGATCGACCCGGACCGGCTGGGCGCGGTCATCGCCTCCGGCATCGGCGGCGTCACCACCCTGCTCGACCAGTACGACGTGCTGAACAAGCAGGGCGTGCGGAAGGTCTCCCCGCACACGGTGCCGATGCTGATGCCCAACAGCCCTTCGGCGAACGTCGGGATCGACGTCAACGCGCGGGCCGGGGTGCACACGCCGGTCAGCGCCTGCGCGTCGGGCGCCGAGGCCATCGGCTACGCCATCGAGATGATCCGCAACGGCCGCGCCGACGTAGTGGTGGCGGGCGGTACCGAGGCGGCCATCCACCCGCTGCCGATCGTGGCCTTCGGCAACATGATGGCGATGTCCAAGCGCAACGACGACCCGACGGCCGCGTCCCGGCCGTACGACTCCGGGCGGGACGGCTTCGTGCTCGGCGAGGGTGCCGGCGTGATCGTGCTGGAGTCCGCCGAGCACGCCGCCGCCCGCGGCGCCCGGGTGTACGCGGAGGCGGTCGGGCAGGGCCTGTCGTCGGACGCGCACCACATCACCCAGCCGGAGCCGTCCGGCCGGGGCATCGCCGCCGCGCTCCAGCACCTGCTGGACACCTCCGACCTCAAGCCGGCCGAGATCGTGCACGCCAACGCGCACGCCACCTCGACCCCGCAGGGCGACGTGACGGAGATCAGGGCGCTGCGCAAGGTGTTCGGCGACGACGTGGACCACATCGCGATCTCCGCCACCAAGTCGATGACCGGGCATCTGCTGGGCGGCGCGGGCGGCATCGAGACGGTCGCCACCGTGCTGGCGCTCCACCACCGGCTGGCCCCGCCGACGATCAACCTGGACGACCCGGACCCGGACCTCGACGCGGACGTGGTGCGGGACAAGCCGCGGGCGCTGCCCGAGGGCAGCATCGCGGCCCTCAACGACTCGTTCGGCTTCGGCGGCCACAACGTGGTGCTGGCACTGCGGTCCTGGAACCGCTGA
- a CDS encoding MarR family winged helix-turn-helix transcriptional regulator, translating into MSPRMDPLTAEVVDLIGTVVARYYHEYDAAAAVHRLTGAQARVLALLSGGPMPMRRIAQQLRCEPSNVTGIVDRLEAQGLAERRADPTDRRVKLAAATDTGRETVTDLRDSLGFAREPLAGLSVRDRTALRDLLQRVLAADPDRP; encoded by the coding sequence ATGAGCCCCCGCATGGACCCGCTGACCGCTGAGGTCGTCGACCTGATCGGCACCGTGGTGGCCCGCTACTACCATGAGTACGACGCCGCTGCCGCCGTCCACCGGCTGACCGGTGCCCAGGCGCGCGTACTGGCGCTGCTGTCCGGCGGACCGATGCCGATGCGGCGGATCGCCCAGCAGCTCAGGTGCGAACCGTCCAACGTCACCGGCATCGTGGACCGGCTGGAGGCCCAGGGTTTGGCCGAGCGCCGCGCCGACCCGACCGACCGCCGGGTGAAGCTGGCCGCCGCCACCGACACCGGGCGTGAGACGGTCACCGACCTGCGCGACTCCCTGGGCTTCGCCCGCGAGCCCCTGGCCGGCCTGTCGGTACGCGACCGCACCGCCCTGCGCGACCTCCTCCAGCGCGTACTGGCCGCCGACCCCGACAGACCCTAG
- a CDS encoding DUF3145 domain-containing protein — translation MTTRGVLYVHAAPRALCPHVEWAVAGVLGVRVSLDWIRQPAAPGTWRAEFSWQGEPGTASKLASALRGWHMLRFEVTAEPCSGAEGERYSATPDLGIFHAVIGMHGDILIPEDRLRAAMQRARKGEGDLEGELSKLLGKPWDDELEPFRYAGEGAPVRWLHQVV, via the coding sequence GTGACGACACGTGGTGTTCTATACGTGCACGCCGCGCCGCGCGCGCTGTGCCCGCACGTCGAGTGGGCCGTCGCGGGCGTCCTCGGCGTGCGCGTTTCCCTGGACTGGATCCGCCAGCCCGCCGCCCCCGGCACCTGGCGTGCCGAGTTCTCCTGGCAGGGCGAGCCCGGTACCGCGTCGAAGCTGGCCTCCGCGCTGCGCGGCTGGCACATGCTGCGCTTCGAGGTCACCGCCGAGCCCTGCTCCGGCGCGGAGGGCGAGCGCTACAGCGCCACCCCCGACCTGGGCATCTTCCATGCCGTGATCGGCATGCACGGCGACATCCTGATCCCCGAGGACCGGCTGCGCGCCGCGATGCAGCGCGCCCGCAAGGGCGAGGGGGACCTGGAGGGCGAGCTGTCCAAACTGCTCGGCAAGCCGTGGGACGACGAGCTGGAGCCGTTCCGCTACGCGGGTGAGGGCGCGCCGGTCCGCTGGCTGCACCAAGTGGTCTGA
- a CDS encoding NADP-dependent oxidoreductase, translated as MPKSREWHLVARPDGWPVPEDFALVETEVPEPGPGQVLVRNLYLSVDPYMRGRMGNRKSYADGFALGEPMTGRAIGQVVASRADGLEAGDHVRHMLGWREYALVDAAEAVVVDPEAAPLSAYLGVLGMPGLTAYAGVLRIAELAAGETAFVSGAAGAVGSQAGQIARLKGAGRVIGSAGSDEKVALLTGEYGFDAAFNYKNGPVAEQLAAAAPEGVDVYFDNVGGEHLEAAISVMRQNGRIAMCGAISSYNATEPPPGPRNLAMMIGSRLTLRGYLVGDHDDLRPRFLEEAGGWLREGRLRHHETVLTGIERNVDAFLGMLRGENTGKMLVALPE; from the coding sequence ATGCCGAAGAGCCGCGAGTGGCATCTCGTCGCCCGCCCCGATGGCTGGCCGGTGCCCGAGGACTTCGCCCTGGTCGAGACGGAGGTTCCCGAGCCGGGACCGGGCCAGGTCCTGGTCCGCAACCTGTACCTGTCCGTCGACCCCTACATGCGCGGCCGGATGGGCAACCGGAAGTCGTACGCCGACGGGTTCGCGCTGGGCGAGCCGATGACGGGCCGGGCGATCGGACAGGTGGTGGCCTCGCGCGCCGACGGGTTGGAGGCCGGCGACCATGTGCGCCACATGCTCGGCTGGCGGGAGTACGCGCTGGTGGACGCCGCCGAGGCCGTCGTGGTCGACCCGGAGGCCGCGCCGCTGTCGGCGTACCTCGGGGTGCTCGGCATGCCCGGTCTGACCGCGTACGCCGGGGTGCTGCGGATCGCCGAACTCGCCGCGGGCGAGACGGCGTTCGTCTCCGGCGCGGCCGGTGCCGTCGGCAGCCAGGCCGGCCAGATCGCCAGACTCAAGGGCGCCGGGCGGGTGATCGGCAGCGCGGGCTCCGACGAGAAGGTGGCGCTGCTGACCGGGGAGTACGGGTTCGACGCCGCCTTCAACTACAAGAACGGGCCGGTGGCCGAGCAGTTGGCGGCGGCGGCGCCGGAGGGCGTCGACGTCTACTTCGACAACGTCGGCGGCGAGCACCTGGAGGCGGCGATCTCCGTGATGCGGCAGAACGGCCGTATCGCGATGTGCGGGGCGATCTCCAGCTACAACGCGACCGAGCCGCCGCCCGGCCCGCGCAACCTGGCCATGATGATCGGCAGCCGGCTCACCCTGCGCGGCTACCTGGTCGGCGACCACGACGACCTGCGCCCGCGGTTCCTCGAGGAGGCCGGCGGCTGGCTGCGCGAGGGCAGGCTGCGCCACCACGAGACGGTGCTGACCGGGATCGAGCGGAACGTCGACGCCTTCCTCGGGATGCTGCGCGGCGAGAACACCGGGAAGATGCTGGTGGCGCTCCCGGAGTGA
- the efeU gene encoding iron uptake transporter permease EfeU yields the protein MLPTFVIGLREGLEAALIVGIIASFLGQQGRRDALKKVWLGVGLAVAICVVVAVALQIYSSDLPQRQQEQLETVIGVIAVVMVSYMVLWMRRHSRDLRKDLEGMAGRALSEGSASALVTMAFLAVLREGFETSVFLLATFNESSNPAYGGTGAALGILLAAIVGYGIYRGGVRLNLSRFFRATGIVLVLVAAGLVATAFMTAAEGGWLDQGAQAFDLSWLVRPGTPTSSVVTGVLGIQPYPTWLMVAGWLVYAIPMTAVVLWPARRRTAPPGTPETTDARGPADTRAARSAPDGSGAATAEASQAG from the coding sequence ATGCTCCCAACGTTCGTCATCGGACTCCGCGAAGGACTGGAGGCGGCCCTCATCGTCGGCATCATCGCCTCCTTCCTCGGTCAGCAGGGCCGCCGGGACGCGCTGAAGAAGGTCTGGCTCGGGGTCGGTCTCGCGGTGGCGATCTGCGTCGTGGTCGCGGTGGCGCTGCAGATCTACTCCAGCGACCTGCCGCAGCGCCAGCAGGAGCAGCTGGAGACGGTGATCGGGGTGATCGCCGTGGTGATGGTCAGCTACATGGTGCTGTGGATGCGCCGCCACTCCCGCGACCTGCGCAAGGACCTGGAGGGCATGGCCGGCCGCGCGCTGTCCGAGGGCTCGGCCTCGGCGCTGGTGACGATGGCCTTCCTGGCGGTGCTGCGCGAGGGCTTCGAGACCTCCGTCTTCCTGCTGGCCACCTTCAACGAGAGCAGCAACCCCGCGTACGGCGGCACCGGCGCCGCGCTCGGCATCCTGCTCGCGGCCATCGTCGGCTACGGCATCTACCGCGGCGGCGTACGGCTCAACCTGTCCCGCTTCTTCCGCGCCACCGGCATCGTGCTGGTACTGGTCGCGGCCGGCCTGGTCGCCACCGCGTTCATGACCGCGGCCGAGGGCGGCTGGCTCGACCAGGGCGCGCAGGCGTTCGACCTGTCCTGGCTGGTCCGGCCCGGCACCCCGACCTCCTCGGTGGTCACCGGGGTGCTCGGCATCCAGCCGTACCCGACCTGGCTGATGGTCGCCGGCTGGCTGGTCTACGCGATCCCGATGACGGCCGTCGTGCTGTGGCCGGCCCGGCGCCGTACGGCGCCTCCGGGCACGCCGGAGACCACCGACGCCCGAGGCCCCGCCGACACCCGGGCCGCCCGGAGCGCCCCGGACGGCTCCGGCGCCGCCACGGCCGAGGCCTCCCAGGCGGGCTGA
- a CDS encoding ketoacyl-ACP synthase III gives MTAKISPTKGAPYARILGVGGYRPTRVVPNEVILERIESSDEWIKARSGIASRHWAGPDETVAEMSLAAGGKAVAAAGIDASEIDAVVIATVSHFKQTPAIATEIAYRLGAGKPAAFDISAGCAGFTYGLTLAKGMVTDGSASYVLVVGVERLSDLTDKTDRSTAFLFGDGAGAVVVGPSDVPAIGPTVWGSEGDKSDTITQTVAWDRFRDGDTTGLPLDENGGVKFPAITQEGQAVFRWAVYEMAKVAQEALDVAGISADQLDAFIPHQANMRIIDSMIKALKLPDHVAVARDIETTGNTSSASIPLAMERLLDTGKAKSGDTALVIGFGAGLVYAATVVTLP, from the coding sequence ATGACAGCGAAGATCAGTCCGACGAAGGGCGCGCCCTACGCACGGATTCTCGGCGTGGGCGGCTACCGGCCGACCCGCGTCGTCCCCAACGAGGTGATCCTGGAGCGGATCGAGTCCAGCGACGAGTGGATCAAGGCCCGCTCCGGCATCGCCAGCCGGCACTGGGCGGGGCCGGACGAGACCGTCGCGGAGATGTCGCTCGCGGCCGGCGGCAAGGCCGTCGCGGCGGCCGGGATCGACGCCTCCGAGATCGACGCGGTGGTGATCGCGACCGTCTCGCACTTCAAGCAGACGCCGGCGATCGCCACCGAGATCGCCTACCGGCTCGGCGCGGGCAAGCCGGCCGCGTTCGACATCTCGGCGGGCTGCGCGGGCTTCACCTACGGGCTGACGCTGGCCAAGGGCATGGTCACCGACGGCAGCGCGTCCTATGTGCTGGTGGTCGGTGTGGAGCGGCTGAGCGACCTCACCGACAAGACCGACCGCTCCACCGCGTTCCTGTTCGGCGACGGCGCGGGCGCGGTCGTGGTCGGTCCGTCGGACGTGCCGGCCATAGGCCCCACGGTATGGGGCTCCGAGGGCGACAAGTCCGACACCATCACGCAGACGGTGGCGTGGGACCGGTTCCGGGACGGCGACACCACGGGCCTGCCGCTCGACGAGAACGGCGGGGTGAAGTTCCCGGCGATCACCCAGGAGGGCCAGGCGGTCTTCCGCTGGGCGGTGTACGAGATGGCGAAGGTGGCCCAGGAGGCGCTGGACGTCGCCGGGATCAGCGCCGACCAGCTCGACGCGTTCATCCCGCACCAGGCGAACATGCGGATCATCGACTCGATGATCAAGGCGCTCAAGCTTCCCGACCATGTCGCGGTGGCCCGTGACATCGAGACCACCGGAAACACCTCCTCCGCGTCCATCCCGCTGGCCATGGAACGGCTGCTCGACACCGGAAAGGCCAAGAGCGGCGACACCGCGCTGGTCATCGGGTTCGGGGCGGGTCTGGTGTACGCGGCGACGGTCGTTACTCTCCCCTAG
- a CDS encoding 3-oxoacyl-[acyl-carrier-protein] synthase III C-terminal domain-containing protein, translating into MPLAFAELVGRGTLPAGGPVLLLGFGGGMSCAGQVVDRP; encoded by the coding sequence GTGCCGCTGGCCTTCGCCGAGCTCGTCGGGCGCGGCACACTCCCGGCCGGCGGACCGGTACTGCTGCTCGGCTTCGGCGGCGGGATGTCCTGCGCCGGGCAGGTGGTGGACCGCCCGTGA
- a CDS encoding SGNH/GDSL hydrolase family protein, which translates to MRHPGRPAVRHGVTAAVVALLLALVLGGLFGCGARGAPPDGRRATAPAQIPRSPSTGPQRRAAPKPARPWNVHPASVAALGDSITRGFDACDPLADCPEVSWATGSRAGVGSLSSRLPVGTAGWNLAESGARVGGLTAQARAAAAHRPAMVTVLIGANDACTASVAAMTPVARFRADFTAALAYLHRVLPDTQILVASIPDLRRLWSVGRTNVLGRQIWKLGLCPSMLKDAEARTPAADARRTAVRDRVIAYNAAMGGACARLPRCRYDNGAVFGYRFTTHDLSRWDWFHPNATGEAKLAALLAGVAGFRTAK; encoded by the coding sequence ATGCGGCACCCGGGACGGCCCGCCGTCCGGCACGGCGTGACGGCCGCCGTCGTGGCCCTGCTGCTGGCCCTGGTGCTGGGCGGCCTCTTCGGCTGCGGCGCCCGGGGCGCGCCCCCGGACGGGCGGCGGGCGACGGCACCCGCACAGATCCCGCGTTCCCCGAGCACCGGGCCGCAGCGGCGGGCGGCGCCGAAGCCGGCCCGCCCGTGGAACGTCCACCCGGCGTCCGTCGCCGCGCTCGGCGACTCCATCACCCGCGGTTTCGACGCCTGCGACCCGCTCGCCGACTGCCCCGAGGTGTCCTGGGCGACCGGTTCGCGCGCCGGGGTCGGCAGCCTCAGCAGCCGGCTCCCGGTGGGGACCGCCGGCTGGAACCTCGCCGAGTCGGGGGCGCGGGTCGGCGGTCTGACGGCCCAGGCGCGGGCCGCGGCGGCGCACCGGCCGGCCATGGTCACCGTGCTGATCGGGGCCAACGACGCGTGTACGGCGAGCGTGGCCGCCATGACGCCGGTCGCCCGCTTCCGCGCGGACTTCACCGCCGCGCTGGCCTATCTGCACCGCGTGCTGCCGGACACCCAGATCCTGGTGGCCAGCATCCCCGACCTGCGACGCCTGTGGTCGGTCGGCCGCACCAACGTGCTCGGCAGGCAGATCTGGAAGCTGGGCCTGTGCCCGTCGATGCTGAAGGACGCGGAGGCCCGGACCCCGGCGGCCGACGCCCGCCGCACCGCCGTCCGCGACCGGGTGATCGCCTACAACGCGGCCATGGGCGGAGCCTGCGCCCGCCTTCCGCGCTGCCGCTACGACAACGGCGCCGTCTTCGGCTACCGCTTCACCACCCACGACCTCAGCCGGTGGGACTGGTTCCACCCGAACGCGACGGGCGAGGCGAAGCTGGCGGCCCTCCTCGCGGGGGTCGCGGGCTTCCGCACCGCGAAGTAG
- a CDS encoding glycoside hydrolase family 3 protein yields MTPYAQGADAERERAVGEALGKLDLAAKTRLLAGQDMWTLPALGEIGLGSLVMSDGPIGVRGRRWTAEDPSVALPSPTALAATWDPALARRVGRLLAQEAHRKGVHVLLAPTVNLHRSPLGGRHFEAYSEDPYLTGAIGTAYVLGVQDGGVGVTVKHFTGNDAETERFTVDNRIGGRALRELYLAPFEAIVTGARPWGVMAAYNAVNGVPMTEHETLVGGVLRGEWGFDGVVVSDWLAARSTTGAIRGGLDIAMPGPRTVYGEALAAAVRAGEVPESLVDDAARRVLRLCARAGLLSGTPAAVAVADRPAGVDGDALARELAARACVLLRNEVRGPARVLPLEAAGLKEGGIALIGAAARQARILGGGSAQVYPDHVVSPFDGLRAALPAGVPLRYALGADPSAELAAAGPGFALRAVVRDAEGRELGGEPLPGGQVQWLGDLPAGVSYRRLHTVETCGTFTPRVSGAHRFGTRGTGALRLTVAGQVLFDGCQRDENADPFEAFFGRPTERGTVWLTAGQPVAVSLLSTPPKPEELPVEAVGFTLLHGEPEQDSEELLTEAEEAARAAHTAVVVVATTERVESEGFDRKDLRLPGRQDELVARVAAVNPRTVVVVNSGSPVELPWRQEVAAVLLAWFPGQEAGAALADVLLGAAEPGGRLPTTWPARLADAPVSRVVPEDGVLPYDEGLFIGYRAWDRRPGPEPAYAFGHGLGYTEWEYEALVLDRGDPEEGTLATARVTVRNVGARAGREVVQLYLAPAPAARGERAAERPERPGRWLAGFAVAVAAPGARVEVVVPLPRRAAEVWDEAAAAWRFLAGAYTVTAAHSSSDPRVSAALSA; encoded by the coding sequence ATGACGCCGTACGCACAGGGTGCGGATGCCGAGCGCGAGCGGGCCGTCGGGGAAGCGCTCGGCAAGCTCGACCTGGCGGCCAAGACGCGGCTGCTGGCCGGGCAGGACATGTGGACGCTGCCCGCCCTCGGCGAGATCGGCCTCGGCTCGCTGGTGATGTCCGACGGCCCGATCGGGGTACGCGGCCGGCGCTGGACCGCCGAGGACCCGTCCGTCGCGCTGCCCAGCCCCACCGCGCTGGCCGCCACCTGGGATCCCGCGCTCGCCCGCCGGGTGGGCCGGCTGCTCGCACAGGAGGCGCACCGCAAGGGCGTGCACGTGCTGCTCGCGCCGACCGTCAACCTGCACCGCAGCCCGCTCGGCGGCCGGCACTTCGAGGCGTACAGCGAGGACCCGTATCTGACCGGCGCGATCGGCACCGCGTACGTGCTCGGTGTGCAGGACGGCGGCGTCGGCGTCACCGTCAAGCACTTCACCGGCAACGACGCCGAGACCGAGCGCTTCACCGTGGACAACCGGATCGGTGGACGGGCGCTGCGCGAGCTGTACCTGGCCCCCTTCGAGGCCATCGTCACCGGCGCCCGGCCGTGGGGGGTGATGGCCGCCTACAACGCGGTCAACGGCGTGCCGATGACCGAACACGAGACGCTGGTGGGCGGCGTGCTGCGCGGCGAGTGGGGCTTCGACGGGGTCGTGGTCTCCGACTGGCTGGCCGCGCGCTCCACCACCGGGGCGATCCGCGGCGGCCTGGACATCGCCATGCCCGGCCCGCGGACCGTCTACGGCGAGGCGCTGGCCGCCGCGGTACGGGCCGGCGAGGTGCCGGAGAGCCTGGTGGACGACGCGGCGCGCCGGGTGCTGCGGCTGTGCGCGCGGGCCGGGCTGCTGTCCGGCACCCCGGCGGCGGTCGCGGTGGCCGACCGGCCGGCCGGCGTCGACGGGGACGCGCTGGCCCGCGAACTCGCCGCGCGGGCCTGCGTGCTGCTGCGCAACGAGGTACGCGGCCCGGCGCGCGTCCTGCCGCTGGAGGCCGCCGGCCTGAAGGAGGGCGGGATCGCGCTGATCGGTGCCGCCGCCCGGCAGGCCAGGATCCTCGGCGGCGGCTCCGCCCAGGTCTACCCCGACCACGTGGTCTCGCCGTTCGACGGGCTGCGGGCCGCGCTGCCGGCCGGCGTCCCGCTGCGGTACGCGCTCGGCGCCGACCCCAGTGCGGAACTGGCGGCGGCCGGGCCCGGGTTCGCCCTGCGGGCCGTCGTCCGGGACGCCGAGGGGCGCGAGTTGGGCGGCGAGCCCCTGCCGGGCGGACAGGTGCAGTGGCTCGGCGACCTGCCGGCCGGCGTCTCCTACCGGCGGCTGCACACGGTCGAGACCTGCGGCACCTTCACGCCCCGCGTGAGCGGCGCGCACCGCTTCGGCACCCGGGGCACCGGCGCCCTGCGGCTGACCGTGGCCGGGCAGGTGCTTTTCGACGGCTGCCAACGGGACGAGAACGCCGACCCGTTCGAGGCGTTCTTCGGGCGGCCCACCGAACGCGGCACGGTCTGGCTGACCGCCGGCCAGCCGGTGGCGGTCAGCCTGCTGTCCACCCCGCCCAAGCCCGAGGAACTCCCCGTCGAGGCCGTCGGGTTCACCCTGCTGCACGGCGAACCCGAGCAGGATTCCGAGGAGTTGCTGACCGAGGCGGAGGAGGCGGCGCGGGCCGCGCACACCGCGGTGGTGGTCGTCGCCACCACCGAACGCGTCGAGTCCGAGGGCTTCGACCGCAAGGACCTGCGGCTGCCCGGCCGCCAGGACGAACTCGTCGCCCGGGTCGCGGCGGTCAACCCGCGGACCGTGGTCGTCGTCAACTCCGGCTCACCCGTGGAGCTTCCGTGGCGGCAGGAGGTGGCGGCGGTGCTGCTCGCGTGGTTTCCCGGGCAGGAGGCGGGGGCGGCGCTCGCCGACGTGCTGCTCGGCGCTGCGGAGCCGGGCGGGCGGCTGCCCACCACCTGGCCCGCCCGGCTGGCGGACGCGCCGGTCAGCCGGGTCGTCCCCGAGGACGGCGTACTCCCCTACGACGAGGGGCTGTTCATCGGCTACCGGGCGTGGGACCGGCGGCCGGGACCGGAACCCGCGTACGCCTTCGGGCACGGGCTCGGCTACACGGAGTGGGAGTACGAGGCGCTGGTGCTCGACCGGGGCGACCCGGAGGAGGGCACGCTGGCGACGGCGCGGGTCACCGTGCGGAACGTCGGCGCGCGGGCGGGACGGGAGGTCGTCCAGCTCTACCTGGCACCGGCACCGGCAGCGCGGGGGGAGCGGGCGGCGGAGCGGCCGGAGCGGCCGGGGCGGTGGCTCGCGGGCTTCGCGGTGGCCGTGGCGGCTCCCGGGGCCCGCGTCGAGGTCGTGGTCCCGCTGCCCCGCAGGGCCGCCGAGGTCTGGGACGAGGCGGCGGCGGCCTGGCGGTTCCTCGCCGGGGCGTACACCGTGACGGCGGCGCACTCCTCCTCCGACCCCCGCGTTTCCGCCGCGCTCAGCGCCTGA
- a CDS encoding TetR/AcrR family transcriptional regulator, whose protein sequence is MPRTRADRAERRGEIIQAATEVIAERGYRGATLACVAERVGLTQQGLMHHFPTKEALLVAVLEARDQWDMASAALHGHAWPLEVVASLVEYNATRPGIVQAFTVLAGDSVTEGHPAQEYFRERYAWVRDGGADALRAEYGDRLPGGLTPERAATLLAAVMDGLQVQWLLDPGAVDMPAAFRDFLALLAPMPPRAGK, encoded by the coding sequence ATGCCGAGGACGAGGGCCGACCGCGCGGAGCGGCGCGGCGAGATCATCCAGGCCGCCACGGAAGTGATCGCCGAACGCGGCTACCGGGGTGCGACGCTGGCCTGCGTGGCCGAGCGGGTGGGGCTCACCCAGCAGGGCCTGATGCACCACTTCCCCACCAAGGAGGCCCTGTTGGTGGCCGTCCTGGAGGCCCGCGACCAGTGGGACATGGCGTCGGCGGCCCTGCACGGGCACGCCTGGCCGCTGGAGGTGGTGGCCAGCCTGGTCGAGTACAACGCCACCCGGCCCGGCATCGTGCAGGCGTTCACCGTTCTGGCGGGCGACAGCGTCACCGAGGGCCACCCGGCCCAGGAGTACTTCCGCGAGCGCTACGCCTGGGTCCGGGACGGCGGCGCGGACGCGCTCCGCGCGGAGTACGGCGACCGCCTCCCGGGCGGCCTCACCCCCGAACGCGCCGCCACCCTGCTGGCCGCGGTGATGGACGGCCTCCAGGTCCAGTGGCTGCTGGACCCCGGGGCCGTCGACATGCCCGCCGCCTTCCGCGACTTCCTCGCCCTGCTGGCCCCGATGCCGCCCCGCGCCGGGAAGTGA
- a CDS encoding NAD(P)-dependent oxidoreductase, with translation MSSHDTPLTVTVLGTGLMGAGMARSLVAAGHRVRAWNRTTARALPLAEHGVEVVADPAEAVRGADAVLTMLLDGPAVLDVMRTAAPVLAAGTVWAQTSTVGPSSQRELAALAAEHGLLFLDSPVLGTKSVAETGKLTVTAAGPAAARPVADRVFDAIGGRTVWLDGDAADSPASALKLVLNNWVLALTVATGETLALAKGLGVDPARFFDAIEGGAMDVAYLRIKGAAILGGDFSPSFTVEGAEKDLRLIVAAGESAGVTLDAAAAGAERMRRAGELGYAGEDMAAAYFASFGPDGPPATS, from the coding sequence ATGTCCTCTCACGACACACCCCTGACCGTCACGGTCCTCGGTACCGGTCTGATGGGCGCCGGGATGGCCCGCAGCCTGGTCGCCGCGGGACACCGGGTACGCGCCTGGAACCGTACGACCGCCCGCGCGCTGCCGCTCGCCGAGCACGGCGTCGAGGTCGTCGCCGACCCGGCCGAGGCGGTACGCGGCGCGGACGCGGTGCTCACCATGCTGCTGGACGGCCCCGCCGTGCTCGACGTCATGCGGACCGCGGCCCCCGTGCTGGCGGCGGGCACCGTGTGGGCGCAGACCAGCACGGTGGGGCCGTCGTCGCAGCGGGAGCTGGCCGCGCTGGCCGCCGAGCACGGCCTGCTGTTCCTCGACTCGCCGGTGCTCGGCACGAAGTCGGTCGCCGAGACCGGGAAACTGACCGTGACCGCGGCGGGTCCTGCCGCCGCCCGGCCGGTCGCCGACCGGGTCTTCGACGCGATCGGCGGCCGGACCGTCTGGCTGGACGGCGACGCGGCGGACAGCCCGGCCAGCGCGCTCAAGCTGGTGCTCAACAACTGGGTGCTCGCGCTGACGGTGGCGACCGGGGAGACGCTGGCGCTGGCCAAGGGCCTCGGGGTGGACCCGGCGCGGTTCTTCGACGCGATCGAGGGGGGCGCCATGGACGTCGCCTACCTGCGGATCAAGGGCGCGGCCATCCTCGGTGGCGACTTCTCGCCCAGCTTCACGGTCGAGGGAGCGGAGAAGGACCTGCGGCTGATCGTGGCCGCCGGGGAGTCGGCGGGCGTCACGCTCGACGCGGCGGCGGCCGGCGCGGAACGGATGCGCCGCGCCGGTGAACTCGGCTACGCCGGCGAGGACATGGCCGCCGCCTACTTCGCCAGCTTCGGCCCCGACGGCCCACCCGCCACGTCCTGA